The following proteins come from a genomic window of Carassius carassius chromosome 10, fCarCar2.1, whole genome shotgun sequence:
- the LOC132151369 gene encoding centrosomal protein 20-like, whose translation MATIRELKSALRETLEARGVLGQLKARIRAEVFRALDDESAPRPPLSHENLLTNELIREYLEFNKYRYTASVLTAESGQSEVPLVREFVASELNVAEDSSAKAVPLLYGLLHHFLSSKGEHKGKLFLRGSAAVSSQEPHGHRNAES comes from the exons ATGGCAACCATCAGAGAGTTGAAAAGCG CTTTGAGAGAGACGCTGGAGGCCCGTGGGGTGCTCGGGCAGCTGAAGGCGAGGATCCGGGCGGAGGTGTTCCGCGCGCTGGACGATGAGAGCGCGCCGCGCCCGCCGCTGTCCCACGAGAACCTGCTGACCAATGAACTGATCCGAGAATACCTGGAGTTCAACAAGTATCGATACACTGCATCTGTGCTGACCGCAG AATCAGGTCAGTCTGAAGTTCCCCTAGTTCGGGAGTTCGTGGCCAGTGAGCTCAATGTCGCAGAAGATTCAAGTGCCAAAGCAGT gCCATTGTTGTATGGATTGCTCCATCATTTCCTTAGCAGTAAAGGGGAGCACAAAGGAAAGCTCTTCCTAAGGGGCTCAGCGGCAGTGTCTTCACAAGAACCACACGGCCATCGTAATGCAGAGTCATAA